From one Streptobacillus canis genomic stretch:
- the ftsH gene encoding ATP-dependent zinc metalloprotease FtsH, whose translation MENKNINEDEIFDNQEEKKTDDQNQEEPKEVEKPKKPKKKVYISDEENAEEIKRRIESLKNKNNNVSFRVKPPVFFFLILVIISTLFYLYGNKTPLFDEKREISYTQFVTKVRQGEITEIREGEETLTGIKKVAGKIDVFETNKLTDRLGQDTNLMEVAKEKNVNIIVLGTPISTIISRAIFSFAPIFMLLFLMYFINKKMMGGSGGGMGNPFNIGKGKGKLSERPNVKFSDVAGLTEEKEELREIVEFLKNPSRFEKAGARVPKGVLLLGEPGTGKTLLAKAVAGESEAAFFPISGSEFIELYVGVGASRVRELFKDAKKESPAIIFIDEIDAVGRRRGQNKNGGGGNEEREQTLNQLLVEMDGFETDQRIIVMAATNRADVLDPALLRGGRFDRRIEVSRPDVKGRVEILKVHSRNKKLASDVKLEDIAKITPGFVGADLENLLNEAAILAARKNSDEITMEDLDEAVDKVGMGLGQKSKIISKRDKDMLAYHEGGHALVASIIPGASKVHKVTIIPRGDAGGYMMPLPEETLGKTRKQILAEINVLFAGRAAEELMMDDIATGAYSDIKRATELAKLLISSVGMSDLGPINYEHSDNGFTMSSDMSNETAREIDLEVRRLLKEKYDETLELLKENKETLERIATLLKEKETVTGSEIRALISGLTVDEVLQLNDEELEKYY comes from the coding sequence ATGGAAAATAAAAATATAAATGAAGATGAGATTTTTGATAATCAAGAAGAAAAAAAAACTGATGATCAAAATCAAGAAGAACCAAAAGAGGTTGAGAAACCTAAGAAACCAAAGAAAAAGGTATATATTTCTGATGAAGAAAATGCTGAAGAAATTAAGCGTAGAATAGAAAGTTTAAAAAATAAAAATAATAATGTTTCATTTAGAGTGAAACCTCCAGTATTTTTCTTTTTAATCTTAGTTATTATATCTACACTTTTCTATTTATATGGAAATAAAACACCTTTATTTGATGAAAAACGTGAAATAAGTTATACACAATTTGTTACGAAAGTTAGACAAGGTGAAATTACTGAAATTAGAGAAGGTGAAGAAACTTTAACTGGAATAAAAAAAGTTGCTGGAAAAATAGATGTTTTTGAAACTAATAAATTAACTGATAGATTAGGACAAGATACTAATTTAATGGAAGTTGCAAAAGAGAAAAATGTTAATATAATTGTATTAGGGACTCCAATTTCAACTATAATAAGTAGAGCTATTTTTAGCTTTGCACCAATATTTATGTTACTATTCCTTATGTATTTCATTAATAAGAAAATGATGGGTGGTTCTGGTGGAGGAATGGGAAATCCATTTAACATTGGAAAAGGAAAAGGAAAATTAAGTGAAAGACCAAATGTTAAGTTTTCAGATGTTGCTGGATTAACAGAAGAAAAAGAAGAATTAAGAGAAATTGTTGAATTCTTAAAAAACCCATCAAGATTTGAAAAAGCAGGTGCAAGAGTTCCAAAAGGTGTTCTATTATTAGGTGAACCTGGTACTGGTAAAACTTTACTTGCAAAAGCAGTTGCAGGTGAATCAGAGGCTGCATTCTTCCCAATTTCAGGTTCAGAATTTATAGAATTATATGTTGGGGTAGGAGCTTCACGTGTAAGAGAATTGTTTAAAGATGCTAAAAAAGAATCACCAGCAATTATTTTTATTGATGAAATTGATGCTGTAGGTAGAAGAAGAGGACAAAATAAAAATGGTGGTGGAGGTAATGAAGAAAGAGAGCAAACTCTAAACCAATTACTTGTTGAAATGGATGGATTTGAAACAGATCAAAGAATTATAGTAATGGCAGCTACAAATAGAGCTGATGTATTAGATCCTGCTTTATTAAGAGGTGGAAGATTTGATAGAAGAATTGAAGTTTCAAGACCTGATGTTAAAGGTAGAGTAGAAATACTTAAAGTTCATAGTAGAAATAAAAAATTAGCAAGTGATGTAAAACTTGAAGATATTGCAAAAATAACTCCAGGTTTTGTTGGTGCAGATTTAGAAAACTTATTAAATGAGGCTGCAATACTTGCTGCTAGAAAAAATTCTGATGAAATAACAATGGAAGATTTAGATGAAGCTGTAGATAAAGTAGGAATGGGTCTAGGCCAAAAGAGTAAAATTATTTCAAAAAGAGATAAAGATATGTTAGCTTACCATGAAGGTGGACATGCATTAGTTGCTTCAATTATACCTGGTGCAAGTAAAGTTCATAAAGTTACTATTATACCTCGTGGTGATGCAGGTGGATATATGATGCCACTTCCTGAGGAAACATTAGGTAAAACTAGAAAACAAATTTTAGCGGAAATTAATGTTTTATTCGCCGGTAGAGCAGCAGAAGAATTAATGATGGATGATATTGCAACAGGAGCATATTCAGATATAAAGAGAGCAACTGAACTTGCAAAATTACTAATTTCAAGTGTAGGTATGAGTGATTTAGGACCTATAAATTATGAACATTCTGATAATGGATTTACAATGTCATCTGATATGAGTAATGAAACTGCAAGAGAAATAGATCTTGAAGTAAGAAGATTATTAAAAGAAAAATATGATGAAACATTAGAACTATTAAAAGAGAATAAAGAAACTTTAGAAAGAATAGCAACATTATTAAAAGAAAAAGAAACAGTAACTGGTTCAGAAATTAGAGCTTTAATTTCTGGTTTAACAGTTGATGAAGTATTACAACTTAATGATGAAGAATTAGAAAAATATTATTAA
- the rpmF gene encoding 50S ribosomal protein L32: MAVPKKRTSKAKRNMRRAHDSINAPQFVVEANGSVRRPHRLNLETGEYRGRKVLKASAEEIVE, from the coding sequence ATGGCAGTACCTAAGAAAAGAACGTCAAAAGCGAAAAGAAATATGAGAAGAGCACATGATTCAATCAATGCTCCACAATTCGTAGTTGAAGCAAATGGTAGTGTAAGAAGACCTCACAGATTAAATCTTGAAACAGGTGAATATAGAGGAAGAAAAGTACTAAAAGCATCAGCAGAAGAAATAGTTGAATAA
- a CDS encoding M48 family metalloprotease yields the protein MFIYFLFSLTGSSSYNFFTAILLYLFSLFIALSPIGESIIRWQLGCKKVTDPVIKERLDRIFYEVYNKANISNPELVDDIEIFMTNDMYMNAFATGRKTICMTRGLYENLDDEQIEAVLAHEFSHILYKDTDLLLIIMVSNIIMNFVLIIARSLAHVFAVNMSKEKGYSYARSRIMIDLLISGVFQICTKLGVMLVLTSSRNQEFVADGYDKKLGYGIHSQKYCTYLIKVM from the coding sequence ATGTTTATTTATTTTTTATTTAGTTTAACGGGATCAAGTTCGTATAATTTCTTTACAGCTATCCTACTTTATTTATTTTCTTTATTTATTGCTTTATCACCAATTGGTGAAAGTATAATTAGATGGCAATTAGGATGTAAAAAAGTTACAGACCCAGTTATAAAAGAAAGATTAGATAGAATTTTTTATGAAGTTTATAATAAGGCTAATATTTCTAATCCAGAATTAGTAGATGATATTGAAATTTTTATGACTAATGATATGTATATGAACGCTTTTGCAACAGGTAGAAAAACTATTTGTATGACTAGAGGGTTATATGAAAATCTAGATGATGAACAAATTGAAGCTGTATTAGCTCACGAGTTTTCACATATTTTATATAAAGATACAGATCTTTTATTAATTATAATGGTTAGTAATATTATAATGAACTTTGTTTTAATTATTGCAAGAAGTTTAGCTCATGTATTTGCAGTAAATATGTCTAAAGAAAAAGGTTATTCGTATGCACGTTCTAGAATAATGATAGATTTACTAATTTCAGGAGTATTTCAAATTTGTACTAAACTTGGAGTAATGTTAGTATTAACGTCAAGTAGAAATCAAGAGTTTGTTGCTGATGGTTATGATAAAAAACTTGGTTATGGAATACATTCGCAGAAGTACTGTACATACTTAATCAAGGTAATGTAG
- a CDS encoding endonuclease MutS2 — translation MNKKYEVLEYHKILNNLIDKSKLESTKEKYIDLKIFTEKNELDKEFSLLQDLLDFYKFDDGFDLNQLSNIKRFLKPISIFGNYLESEDLDELRKNLVTYRISKSRAKNVRDKYKQIWNIFKDLNDLKDVENFIDEVVDDSGSIKDNASLTLVDIRKQKAIIFNNIKEKFDALINNKDTQRAIQDKIITKRNERYVIAIKTDFKGLVRGIEHDRSSTGSTSFIEPLNVVSLNNKLREYEAREKEEIRKILLRLTEILRGKLDDLNVISDVLEKLDFLNAKVEYALETKSNIPKIVNHTKIHLEDARHPFIDQNKVVPLTFDLDENDKVMLITGPNTGGKTVTLKVAGLFTLMALSGLAIPASDKSIIGMFDNVLSDIGDEQSIEQSLSSFSSHVKSISEILNEATSKSLILLDELGSGTDPSEGAAFAMAIIDHILERKIKALITTHYSQVKAHAYTHQGIKSASMEFNAETLSPTYRLLVGIPGESNALIIASKYGISKEIIENAKSYISEDNKEVDKMLASIKEQNDTLEAMNLEVEKLKQELADEKANYENRVAEFEKEKNNVLRDAYKKAEDYIKDMQNKAKALVDKINSDNVKKEEAKTLQKNMNMIRQYIEDSKKENVVEKKYTKSDINFEVNEEVLIKTLNQVGKVLRIIPEKNSLQVQAGILKITVAIEDVAKIPKKKSPRTTNVVNAKVTQVKGEIDVRGKIAEEAILEIETYFNRAILNGFTTVAIIHGKGTMVLRKKIHDYLKKSVYVSEFKDGHPSEGGLGITIVTLK, via the coding sequence ATGAATAAAAAATATGAAGTTTTAGAGTACCATAAAATACTTAATAATTTAATAGATAAATCAAAATTGGAATCTACAAAAGAAAAATATATAGATTTGAAAATTTTCACTGAAAAAAATGAACTAGATAAAGAATTTTCATTATTACAAGATCTTTTAGATTTCTATAAATTTGATGATGGATTCGATTTAAATCAATTATCAAATATAAAAAGGTTTTTAAAACCAATTTCAATTTTTGGTAATTATTTAGAATCAGAAGATTTAGATGAATTAAGAAAAAATTTAGTTACATATAGAATTTCAAAATCAAGAGCTAAAAATGTAAGAGATAAATATAAACAAATATGGAATATATTTAAAGATTTAAATGACTTAAAGGATGTAGAAAATTTTATTGATGAAGTTGTAGATGATAGTGGAAGTATTAAAGATAATGCAAGTTTAACATTAGTAGATATAAGAAAACAAAAAGCTATTATTTTTAATAATATAAAAGAAAAATTTGATGCATTAATAAATAATAAAGATACACAAAGAGCAATACAGGATAAAATAATTACTAAAAGGAATGAAAGATATGTTATTGCAATTAAAACAGACTTCAAAGGATTAGTAAGGGGTATAGAGCACGATAGATCTTCAACTGGCTCAACTTCTTTTATTGAACCATTAAATGTAGTTTCATTAAATAATAAATTAAGAGAATATGAAGCAAGAGAAAAAGAAGAAATTAGAAAAATTTTACTTAGATTAACAGAAATATTAAGAGGTAAACTAGATGATTTAAATGTAATTTCGGATGTATTAGAAAAATTAGACTTTTTAAATGCAAAAGTTGAATATGCATTAGAAACAAAATCTAATATTCCTAAAATTGTAAATCATACTAAAATACATTTAGAAGATGCTAGGCATCCTTTTATAGATCAAAATAAAGTAGTACCTTTAACTTTTGATTTAGATGAAAATGATAAAGTTATGTTGATAACTGGACCAAATACAGGAGGTAAAACAGTAACATTAAAAGTTGCTGGTTTATTTACATTGATGGCTTTATCTGGTCTTGCAATACCTGCAAGTGATAAATCTATTATTGGAATGTTTGATAATGTTTTATCTGATATAGGAGATGAACAAAGTATAGAACAAAGTTTATCATCTTTTTCATCACATGTTAAATCAATATCTGAAATATTAAATGAAGCTACTTCAAAATCTTTAATACTTTTAGATGAATTAGGTTCTGGAACAGATCCTAGTGAAGGAGCAGCCTTTGCAATGGCGATAATAGATCATATTTTAGAAAGAAAAATAAAAGCTTTAATTACAACACATTATAGCCAAGTAAAAGCACATGCATACACACATCAAGGTATAAAATCTGCTTCTATGGAGTTTAATGCAGAAACATTATCACCTACATATAGACTATTAGTTGGTATACCTGGTGAGTCGAATGCATTAATTATTGCTTCAAAATATGGAATTAGCAAAGAAATAATTGAAAATGCTAAATCATATATAAGTGAAGATAATAAAGAAGTTGACAAAATGCTTGCTTCAATCAAGGAACAAAATGATACATTGGAAGCAATGAATCTTGAAGTTGAAAAATTAAAACAAGAGCTTGCAGATGAAAAAGCTAATTATGAAAATAGGGTTGCAGAGTTTGAAAAAGAGAAGAACAATGTATTAAGAGATGCATATAAAAAAGCTGAAGACTATATTAAAGACATGCAAAATAAAGCAAAAGCTTTAGTAGATAAAATAAATTCTGATAATGTTAAAAAAGAAGAAGCAAAAACTCTTCAAAAAAATATGAATATGATAAGACAATATATTGAAGATAGTAAAAAAGAAAATGTTGTTGAAAAGAAATATACAAAATCAGATATAAATTTTGAAGTAAATGAAGAGGTATTAATTAAAACACTTAATCAAGTTGGAAAAGTTTTAAGAATTATTCCAGAAAAAAATTCACTACAGGTTCAAGCAGGTATTTTAAAAATTACTGTTGCTATTGAAGATGTGGCAAAAATTCCTAAGAAAAAATCACCACGTACTACAAATGTTGTAAATGCGAAAGTAACGCAAGTAAAGGGTGAAATTGATGTTAGAGGAAAAATTGCTGAGGAAGCAATATTAGAAATCGAAACATACTTTAATAGAGCGATATTGAATGGATTTACAACAGTAGCTATAATTCATGGTAAAGGTACTATGGTACTTAGAAAAAAAATACATGATTATTTAAAAAAATCAGTATATGTAAGTGAATTTAAAGACGGTCATCCTAGTGAGGGTGGACTTGGAATTACAATTGTAACTTTAAAGTAG